In Xylanivirga thermophila, one genomic interval encodes:
- a CDS encoding ROK family transcriptional regulator yields MNGLRKGSKALLRDLNKTLVLNEIRTKGPISRTEISQNTGLSLSSITRIADQLIKEGFIYEEGEGESTGGRRPIHLLFNQYYGYIIGIKIEVRKVIFTLSNLNGEIVAKAIKEYVKGSSSNVVMDIILNEIRLWFSKVNGEGKEILGIGIGVSGIVDTQNGILINSSLLGWNNVSFKSEIQRIIDVPVIVDNDVNAYTLAEMMYGAGKNLDNFLLVECGIGIGAGIVLNGEIYRGEFGGAGEIGHIILEKDGAPCYCGQKGCLERYSNEEFIVNRALELAKDNSNSILHNKSNEQVWIDDVREAAKYGDKVAIKAYNEAGYNLGLGLVSAINLFNISTIIMADEGVQAEEWLTPNVLNAVTNSFFSRYIDIEVKKSELGNIGWELGTVALVIKELFQVPLYKDRFTLYSS; encoded by the coding sequence ATGAATGGATTAAGAAAAGGCAGTAAAGCACTATTAAGGGATCTAAACAAGACCCTAGTTTTAAATGAAATACGGACAAAAGGACCAATAAGTCGAACAGAGATATCACAAAATACAGGGTTGAGTCTTTCAAGTATAACAAGAATTGCTGATCAGTTAATAAAAGAGGGTTTTATATATGAAGAGGGCGAGGGAGAGTCTACAGGCGGTAGAAGGCCAATACATCTACTTTTTAATCAGTACTATGGATATATAATTGGAATAAAAATAGAAGTCAGAAAAGTTATTTTTACCTTATCAAATCTTAATGGAGAAATTGTAGCAAAAGCTATAAAAGAATATGTAAAAGGATCCTCTTCAAACGTTGTTATGGATATCATACTAAATGAAATTAGGTTATGGTTTTCTAAAGTTAATGGAGAAGGCAAAGAGATATTAGGAATTGGTATTGGTGTTTCTGGTATTGTTGATACACAAAATGGTATTTTAATAAATTCATCTTTATTGGGTTGGAATAATGTGTCGTTTAAGTCTGAAATTCAACGGATTATAGATGTTCCAGTTATTGTTGACAATGATGTTAATGCATATACTTTGGCCGAGATGATGTATGGAGCAGGTAAAAATTTAGATAATTTTTTATTGGTAGAATGCGGTATAGGGATAGGCGCTGGCATTGTATTGAATGGAGAAATATATAGGGGTGAGTTTGGAGGCGCAGGTGAAATTGGACATATAATTTTAGAAAAAGATGGGGCACCATGCTATTGTGGACAAAAAGGATGCTTGGAAAGATACTCAAATGAAGAATTTATAGTGAATAGGGCTTTAGAGCTAGCAAAAGATAATTCAAATTCTATTCTTCATAATAAAAGTAACGAACAAGTATGGATAGATGATGTTCGTGAAGCTGCAAAATATGGGGATAAGGTTGCAATTAAGGCGTATAATGAGGCAGGATATAATTTGGGGTTAGGTTTGGTAAGTGCAATTAATCTTTTTAATATTTCTACTATAATAATGGCAGATGAAGGCGTGCAAGCGGAAGAATGGTTGACCCCTAATGTACTAAATGCGGTAACGAATAGTTTTTTTAGCAGGTATATAGATATTGAAGTAAAAAAATCAGAACTAGGTAATATTGGTTGGGAATTGGGAACGGTAGCTTTGGTTATAAAAGAATTATTCCAAGTACCTTTATATAAAGATCGATTTACGTTATATTCTTCATAA
- a CDS encoding glycoside hydrolase family 3 protein, with protein MGKYPFENPDLPLEDRVEDLILRLTLEEKISLLPTQQAAVERLGIREYSVGGEAAHGVAWVGEATVFPQPIGLACTWDKDLLYKIGDVIGTEARAYYKKLGSKGGLTLWAPTVDMARDPRWGRTEEAYGEDPCLTGELTTQLINGMQGDHPFYLKMGATLKHFFANNNEYNRGTSSASIDPRNMKEYYWNAFKPSIVNAKTCCIMTAYNAVNGTPCIVDPILNDIVKGEWGLPGFIVTDAADFSQTVTMHGYYSSYYETAAAALKNGVDCITDEPELVIESVRGALSNGLLEEVDIDNALRNIFRVRFRLGQFDPESCNPYAGISEEDICRPEHRRLSREAAKKSVVLLKNEEGVLPLNRDNINSIAVIGPLGDVVYTDWYSGTLPYKITPFKGIGKKTDNKAITFTEGCDCIALKSLDNDRYISVRGGSDNVLRAEGSTIGINEMFDVTDWGWGNFTLKSYVNGKFVNGAESLTASKEEVRSWFVEESFNMISKGDDIYIIKIWDGKYITVNKEDGTLLAVESEESASRFKLELLSDGIKNAVASAQGADVSIVFVGNNPYINGKENYDRPDIILPPAQEKLIEAVYAANPNTVMVVVGSYPFAINWADKNIPAILYTSHAGQEIGSALADIIFGDYSPAGRLNMTWYKSMDQLPPITDYDIIKGNRTYMYFDGDILYPFGHGLTYTDFKYSNLKIDVENSEQDKDIKITFYIENIGKRASDEVVQLYVSADNSRVKRPLKELKCFERIHLDVGESKRMDFTLSSKELAFWDVTREKFCIESGFYHIMIGSSSKDIRLDKIIKIEGEKIPPRDLTYRTKALNYDDYSFGHIALGEGEENKTCVIAKDKESWIAFNDVQFSKRIDAFEVRAFAYTKGDLLEVRIDDPYGEIIAKCYTEDEEKVHSWETFSCKITQTIEGNHNLYIRFTTPLRLNWFRFF; from the coding sequence ATGGGGAAATATCCTTTTGAAAATCCTGATTTACCTTTAGAAGATAGAGTGGAAGATCTTATATTACGTTTGACATTGGAAGAAAAAATAAGTCTTTTGCCTACTCAACAGGCAGCAGTGGAACGTTTAGGTATAAGAGAGTATTCTGTTGGGGGTGAAGCTGCGCATGGTGTAGCTTGGGTTGGGGAAGCAACAGTATTTCCACAACCAATAGGTTTGGCATGTACTTGGGATAAGGATTTACTATATAAAATAGGAGATGTAATTGGAACAGAGGCAAGGGCATATTATAAGAAGCTAGGTTCAAAAGGAGGTCTTACTTTATGGGCTCCTACTGTTGATATGGCGCGGGATCCTAGATGGGGACGAACCGAAGAGGCTTATGGAGAAGACCCTTGTTTAACTGGGGAGTTAACTACCCAGTTAATTAATGGAATGCAAGGGGATCACCCCTTTTATTTAAAAATGGGTGCTACATTAAAACATTTTTTTGCTAATAATAACGAGTATAATCGTGGGACTTCTTCAGCGAGTATTGATCCTAGAAATATGAAGGAATATTATTGGAATGCATTTAAACCTTCTATAGTAAATGCTAAGACATGTTGTATTATGACTGCATATAACGCTGTAAATGGAACGCCGTGTATAGTGGATCCTATACTAAATGATATTGTAAAGGGTGAATGGGGACTACCAGGTTTTATAGTCACAGATGCTGCTGATTTTAGCCAGACAGTTACTATGCATGGGTATTATTCTTCATATTATGAGACTGCTGCTGCAGCTTTGAAAAATGGTGTAGATTGTATAACAGATGAACCAGAACTTGTTATTGAATCAGTACGAGGAGCACTTTCAAATGGTCTACTTGAAGAGGTAGATATTGACAATGCACTAAGAAATATATTCAGGGTTAGATTTAGGTTGGGACAGTTTGATCCTGAGTCATGCAATCCCTATGCAGGTATATCTGAGGAAGATATCTGCCGACCAGAACATAGGAGGTTATCTAGAGAGGCAGCTAAAAAGTCTGTTGTCTTACTTAAGAATGAAGAGGGGGTACTTCCTCTTAATAGGGATAATATAAATAGCATTGCTGTAATTGGTCCCCTTGGTGACGTAGTATATACAGACTGGTATAGTGGTACTCTTCCCTACAAAATAACACCATTTAAAGGTATAGGCAAAAAAACAGATAATAAAGCTATTACCTTTACAGAAGGGTGCGATTGTATTGCATTAAAATCTCTTGACAATGATAGGTATATATCTGTAAGAGGAGGCAGTGACAATGTCTTGAGGGCAGAAGGTAGTACAATAGGAATAAACGAAATGTTTGATGTGACTGATTGGGGATGGGGAAACTTTACATTAAAATCCTATGTGAATGGCAAATTTGTAAATGGAGCAGAGAGTTTAACTGCATCTAAAGAGGAAGTTAGAAGCTGGTTTGTTGAAGAGTCTTTCAACATGATCTCCAAGGGAGACGATATATATATAATAAAGATATGGGATGGCAAGTATATAACTGTCAACAAAGAAGATGGAACTTTATTGGCAGTAGAAAGCGAGGAAAGTGCATCTAGATTCAAATTGGAGCTCCTATCAGATGGTATTAAAAATGCAGTAGCCTCAGCCCAAGGTGCAGATGTATCTATTGTATTTGTGGGCAACAATCCTTATATAAATGGCAAGGAGAACTATGACAGACCTGATATTATACTACCTCCAGCCCAGGAAAAGCTTATTGAAGCTGTATATGCAGCCAATCCTAATACTGTTATGGTAGTGGTAGGTAGCTATCCTTTCGCCATAAATTGGGCAGACAAAAACATCCCAGCTATATTATATACCTCCCATGCAGGCCAGGAGATAGGTAGTGCACTTGCAGATATAATATTTGGTGACTATAGTCCTGCAGGTAGACTAAATATGACATGGTATAAATCCATGGATCAGCTCCCGCCTATTACAGATTACGATATTATTAAGGGAAACCGGACTTATATGTATTTCGATGGAGATATCCTTTATCCTTTTGGACATGGACTTACATATACAGATTTTAAATATAGTAATTTAAAAATAGATGTAGAAAATAGCGAACAAGATAAAGATATAAAAATTACTTTTTATATAGAAAATATAGGCAAAAGGGCAAGTGATGAAGTTGTTCAATTATATGTTTCAGCAGATAATTCCAGAGTTAAAAGACCACTAAAGGAATTGAAATGTTTTGAAAGGATTCATCTAGATGTAGGAGAATCAAAAAGGATGGATTTTACCTTATCATCAAAAGAACTTGCTTTTTGGGATGTGACTAGAGAAAAATTCTGCATCGAGTCGGGATTTTATCATATCATGATTGGTTCATCTTCTAAAGATATTAGACTGGATAAAATAATAAAAATAGAAGGTGAAAAAATACCTCCCCGTGACCTTACATACAGAACTAAAGCTTTAAACTATGATGATTATAGCTTTGGTCATATAGCCTTGGGGGAAGGAGAAGAAAATAAAACCTGCGTTATTGCAAAGGATAAAGAGAGCTGGATTGCTTTTAATGATGTTCAATTTTCAAAAAGAATAGATGCTTTTGAAGTTAGGGCATTCGCTTATACAAAAGGGGATTTACTAGAAGTAAGAATAGATGACCCATATGGAGAAATTATAGCAAAATGCTATACAGAAGATGAAGAAAAGGTACATTCATGGGAAACTTTTTCATGTAAAATAACTCAAACTATAGAAGGTAACCATAATCTTTATATTAGATTTACCACACCATTGAGACTTAATTGGTTTAGATTTTTTTAA
- a CDS encoding ABC transporter permease, whose amino-acid sequence MVSVKARENVKNKFSSKNIHKTLSQQKYLIAMSLPFVIWVIIFAYVPLWGWTMAFQEYKPGIPFSEQQWVGFKHFIKLFKDPMFYLVMRNTIVMSLLGLLFGFTLPIILALLLNEINNLRFKKTVQTVSYLPHFVSWVVVASIVTELLSMNGPLNNLLLNLGIKDKPVQFLIEPKSFWWIVTAADVWKELGWNSIIFLASISSINPELYEAATVDGAGRFAKMRHITLPGIMPTVVVILIMSIGNLINIGFEKQLLLGNPLVKEYADVLDIYILNYGIGSGRYSLGTAAGMFKSLISLILLTVANTVSKKTTDIRVI is encoded by the coding sequence ATGGTATCAGTAAAAGCGAGGGAAAATGTAAAAAACAAATTTTCAAGTAAAAATATACATAAAACGTTATCTCAACAAAAATATCTAATAGCGATGTCTTTACCTTTTGTAATATGGGTGATTATCTTTGCCTACGTACCTCTTTGGGGTTGGACTATGGCTTTTCAAGAATATAAACCTGGTATACCATTTTCGGAGCAGCAATGGGTAGGATTTAAGCATTTTATAAAACTTTTTAAAGACCCGATGTTTTATCTTGTTATGAGAAATACTATCGTTATGAGTTTGTTAGGTTTACTCTTTGGATTTACACTTCCGATTATTTTGGCTTTATTATTGAATGAGATAAATAATTTGAGATTTAAAAAAACAGTGCAAACTGTTTCATATTTACCCCATTTTGTTTCATGGGTTGTTGTAGCAAGTATAGTTACTGAATTGTTATCAATGAATGGTCCTTTAAATAATTTGTTGTTAAATCTTGGTATAAAGGATAAGCCTGTGCAATTTTTAATTGAACCTAAATCTTTTTGGTGGATTGTAACTGCTGCAGATGTTTGGAAAGAGCTAGGCTGGAATTCTATTATTTTTTTAGCATCTATATCATCTATAAATCCTGAGTTATATGAGGCCGCTACTGTTGATGGTGCTGGAAGGTTCGCTAAAATGCGGCATATTACTTTGCCAGGGATTATGCCGACAGTTGTTGTAATCTTAATAATGAGTATAGGAAATTTAATAAATATAGGTTTTGAAAAACAATTATTACTTGGAAACCCCTTGGTAAAAGAATATGCAGATGTACTAGATATTTATATCTTAAACTATGGAATAGGAAGTGGCAGGTATTCATTAGGAACTGCAGCAGGAATGTTTAAATCGCTTATATCATTGATATTGCTTACTGTTGCAAATACAGTTAGCAAGAAAACAACAGATATAAGGGTTATCTAG
- the yicI gene encoding alpha-xylosidase, which yields MKFSNGFWLVRDGFKIYNPAEVYETNINDNSVMVYAPCTKVDHRGQTLAGPLITIKISSPMADVIRIQAYHHKGNIKAKPSFNINESKDVDINIDDDEESIVFRSGNLEAVMSKKYWAIDFFDRGNYLTGSGEKNLGYITANGDKSYMCEQLHLGVNEYIYGFGERFTNFIKNGQVVEVWNQDGGTSSEQAYKNIPFYISNKGYGIFVAHPEHVSFEVGSEKVSRIQFSVPGEYLEYYIINGPSMKNVLEHYTNLTGKPALPPAWSFGLWLSTSFVTDYDEKTVTSFINGMKERDLPLHVFHFDCFWMKDFHWCDFEWDKRVFPDPEGMLKRLKDKGLKICVWINPYISQQSKLFDEGMKNGYLLKKADGGVWQWDLWQPGMGIVDFTNPQAREWYADKLRKLIDMGVDCFKTDFGERIPTDVVYYDRSDPEKMHNYYTYLYNKTVFQVLEERYGKNNAVLFARSATAGSQQFPVHWGGDCLANYDSMAESLRGGLSLGLCGFGFWSHDIGGFENTATPDLYKRWIAFGLLSSHSRLHGNASYRVPWLFDDESVDVLRFFTKLKCSMMPYLFSMACKASKYGIPIMRPMVLEFQEDMACTYLDTQYMLGDSILVAPVFSETGNVSYYLPKGIWSNFLTGERVEGGRWIEENHDYMSLPLFVRPNSIIAMGNRDDRPDYDYAEGVTLNVFQLEDNHTATSTVCDMRGEIELEVEAKRSGNIIEIKVEGATKPYKICLRGVNGAKVEGASEVIQRDMGLEIVPKPEIHGLEVQML from the coding sequence ATGAAATTTAGCAATGGTTTTTGGTTGGTTAGAGATGGTTTTAAAATTTATAATCCAGCTGAAGTATATGAAACTAATATTAATGATAATTCTGTTATGGTTTATGCACCATGTACTAAAGTAGATCATAGGGGTCAGACATTGGCTGGTCCTTTAATAACTATAAAAATTTCTTCTCCAATGGCAGATGTGATACGCATTCAGGCATATCACCATAAAGGGAATATAAAAGCTAAACCTAGCTTTAACATAAATGAAAGCAAGGATGTGGATATCAATATAGATGATGATGAAGAAAGCATTGTTTTTAGGAGTGGAAATTTGGAAGCAGTGATGTCAAAAAAGTATTGGGCAATTGATTTTTTTGATCGGGGAAACTATCTTACGGGATCAGGGGAAAAAAACTTGGGCTATATAACTGCAAATGGAGATAAAAGTTATATGTGTGAACAGCTCCATTTGGGTGTAAATGAATATATTTATGGTTTTGGAGAACGATTTACCAATTTCATTAAAAATGGTCAGGTTGTTGAAGTTTGGAATCAAGACGGGGGGACTAGTTCTGAGCAGGCTTATAAGAATATTCCGTTTTATATAAGTAATAAAGGATATGGGATATTTGTTGCCCATCCAGAGCATGTTTCTTTTGAGGTGGGTTCTGAAAAAGTTTCAAGAATTCAATTCAGTGTACCAGGGGAGTATCTGGAATATTATATTATAAATGGACCTAGTATGAAAAATGTATTGGAACACTATACCAATCTTACTGGTAAGCCAGCACTCCCACCTGCTTGGTCATTTGGCTTATGGCTTTCTACCTCATTTGTAACTGATTATGATGAGAAAACTGTAACTAGTTTTATCAATGGAATGAAGGAGAGAGATTTACCACTTCATGTTTTTCATTTTGATTGTTTTTGGATGAAGGACTTTCATTGGTGTGATTTTGAATGGGATAAAAGAGTTTTTCCGGATCCTGAAGGGATGTTGAAACGGCTGAAAGATAAAGGACTAAAGATATGTGTTTGGATTAATCCTTATATTTCTCAACAATCTAAATTATTTGATGAGGGTATGAAAAATGGTTATCTCTTGAAAAAAGCCGATGGAGGTGTTTGGCAATGGGATCTATGGCAACCTGGTATGGGGATTGTAGATTTTACGAATCCACAAGCTAGAGAGTGGTATGCTGATAAGTTGAGAAAATTAATAGATATGGGCGTTGATTGTTTTAAAACGGATTTTGGAGAACGTATACCTACTGATGTTGTATATTATGATCGTTCGGATCCAGAAAAAATGCATAATTATTATACATATTTATACAACAAAACTGTGTTTCAAGTACTTGAGGAAAGGTACGGAAAAAATAATGCAGTATTATTTGCTCGGTCTGCTACAGCAGGTAGTCAACAGTTCCCTGTGCATTGGGGAGGAGATTGTCTGGCTAATTATGATTCTATGGCTGAAAGCTTGCGCGGTGGTTTATCTTTAGGTCTTTGCGGTTTTGGATTTTGGAGCCATGATATAGGTGGTTTTGAAAATACAGCAACTCCTGATCTTTATAAACGATGGATTGCCTTTGGACTCCTTTCTTCCCATAGCCGTTTGCATGGCAATGCTTCATATAGGGTACCTTGGCTTTTTGATGATGAATCGGTAGATGTCTTACGTTTTTTTACCAAACTAAAATGCAGCATGATGCCTTATTTGTTCAGTATGGCTTGTAAAGCTTCAAAATATGGTATACCTATAATGAGACCTATGGTATTGGAGTTTCAAGAAGATATGGCATGTACTTATTTAGATACGCAGTATATGCTAGGCGATTCTATTTTAGTTGCACCTGTTTTTAGCGAGACAGGGAATGTCTCCTATTATCTACCTAAAGGGATATGGAGCAATTTCTTAACAGGGGAAAGAGTAGAAGGCGGGAGATGGATAGAAGAAAATCATGATTATATGAGTCTGCCTTTATTTGTAAGGCCAAATAGTATTATTGCCATGGGCAATAGGGATGATAGACCTGATTATGACTATGCAGAGGGAGTCACATTAAATGTCTTCCAGCTTGAAGACAATCATACTGCAACAAGCACTGTCTGTGATATGCGAGGGGAGATAGAACTCGAAGTAGAGGCAAAGAGATCAGGTAATATCATAGAGATAAAAGTAGAAGGGGCAACGAAACCATATAAAATTTGCCTAAGGGGTGTCAATGGGGCAAAAGTAGAAGGAGCATCTGAGGTAATTCAAAGAGATATGGGATTAGAGATAGTACCAAAACCAGAAATTCACGGACTAGAAGTCCAAATGCTATAG
- a CDS encoding ABC transporter permease family protein, whose amino-acid sequence MKRSLGDNIFNIVNYIIMLIIAVCTLYPFLHVLAVSFNDSIDTVRGGITIVPRVFTLENYKKILDDPSIGWATFISALRTLIGTALGIFSTSMLAYVLSRQDFFARKFVSALFVTTMYISGGMIPGYMLMRNLNLINSFLVYIIPGLISAFNVIILRSYIEGLPIALQESAKLDGANDFIIFAKIIMPLCVPAIATLSLFIAVGHWNSWFDTYLYCGHNKRLTTLQFELQKILVNAQVQLTSSQDIHSYGLNKAQAKTVSPESIRMAMTVVATVPILLVYPFVQKYFVQGLVLGAVKN is encoded by the coding sequence TTGAAACGTTCACTTGGTGATAATATATTCAATATAGTTAATTATATTATTATGTTAATAATTGCTGTTTGTACATTATATCCATTTCTACATGTATTGGCCGTATCATTTAATGACTCTATTGATACAGTGCGTGGGGGTATAACTATTGTACCTAGAGTATTTACATTGGAGAACTATAAAAAGATATTAGATGATCCATCAATTGGTTGGGCTACTTTCATATCAGCTTTACGCACTTTAATAGGGACAGCACTTGGAATATTTTCTACATCTATGTTGGCTTATGTGCTTAGCAGGCAAGATTTTTTTGCCCGGAAGTTTGTCTCTGCACTTTTTGTAACTACGATGTACATAAGTGGAGGTATGATTCCTGGATATATGCTGATGAGAAATTTAAATCTAATTAATTCATTTTTGGTTTATATAATTCCAGGGCTTATAAGTGCTTTTAATGTAATTATACTTCGTTCTTATATTGAAGGTTTACCTATTGCACTTCAAGAATCAGCAAAGCTTGACGGTGCAAATGACTTTATAATATTTGCTAAAATTATTATGCCACTATGTGTTCCTGCTATTGCTACATTATCTTTGTTTATTGCAGTGGGGCACTGGAACTCATGGTTTGATACCTATCTTTATTGCGGACATAACAAGCGTTTAACAACATTGCAGTTTGAACTACAAAAAATATTAGTAAATGCACAGGTGCAATTAACATCTAGTCAGGATATACATAGCTATGGTCTGAATAAAGCTCAAGCAAAGACGGTTTCTCCGGAATCAATAAGGATGGCTATGACTGTTGTTGCTACTGTTCCGATTCTACTTGTATATCCTTTTGTTCAAAAGTATTTTGTACAGGGACTTGTTTTGGGAGCAGTGAAGAATTAG
- a CDS encoding LacI family DNA-binding transcriptional regulator: protein MANIRDISLKCGLSVSTVSKALNGYSDVNEQTRELVLRTAKSLGYVPNANARALKTNRTFNIGILFIDDQNNGLTHLYFSHVLNSFKDKAEKDGYNITFINRRWGKETITLLQNCKFRGIEGVCIACVDQEDPEVQELAQSNIPVVSIDYIFPNCACVLSNNKEDMKKLVYHAYSMGHTKIAYIHGTDSHVTQQRIAGYVEAMNELNLEVKMEYMIESLYTNAYTTRKAMEKLLRLKDRPTCILLPDDVCSFGAIDAIQSYGLTIPDDISIAGYDGVIFSRIMSPKLTTIHQNTTKIGEEAARLLIYNIEHKKHSIFKPTVIEGELWTNETVGPIVNV from the coding sequence ATGGCAAATATTCGCGACATATCTTTAAAATGTGGTCTTTCTGTATCAACTGTTAGTAAAGCATTAAACGGTTATAGTGATGTTAATGAACAGACGCGTGAATTAGTACTTAGGACGGCTAAAAGTTTAGGGTATGTCCCTAATGCCAATGCACGTGCTTTAAAAACTAATCGGACTTTTAATATTGGGATCTTATTCATAGATGACCAAAATAACGGGCTTACCCATTTGTATTTTTCCCATGTATTGAATAGCTTTAAAGATAAAGCCGAAAAGGATGGTTATAATATTACCTTTATTAATAGACGTTGGGGTAAGGAAACTATAACATTATTACAAAATTGTAAATTTCGGGGCATTGAAGGGGTTTGTATCGCTTGTGTAGATCAAGAAGACCCTGAAGTACAAGAACTTGCACAAAGTAATATACCAGTTGTCAGTATTGATTATATTTTTCCAAATTGTGCATGTGTTTTATCTAATAATAAAGAGGATATGAAAAAGCTAGTTTATCATGCTTATTCTATGGGACATACAAAAATTGCATATATTCATGGTACTGATTCGCATGTTACTCAGCAGCGTATTGCTGGGTATGTTGAGGCTATGAATGAATTAAACTTAGAGGTTAAGATGGAGTATATGATTGAAAGCTTATATACAAATGCGTATACCACACGAAAAGCAATGGAGAAATTATTAAGACTAAAAGATAGACCTACCTGCATTCTATTACCAGATGATGTTTGCTCTTTTGGTGCTATAGATGCTATTCAATCGTATGGTCTAACAATTCCTGATGATATTTCAATTGCTGGATATGATGGTGTTATATTTTCGCGTATTATGTCACCGAAACTAACTACAATTCATCAAAATACAACCAAAATAGGAGAAGAAGCAGCTAGATTATTGATTTATAATATTGAACATAAAAAGCATTCAATTTTTAAGCCAACCGTAATAGAAGGTGAATTGTGGACTAACGAAACCGTTGGACCTATTGTTAACGTTTAA
- a CDS encoding ABC transporter substrate-binding protein: protein MKKFLSLLLVMLLITGLFTGCEKNEKNTSEIEKSNSETVDNGNDDTSDNEPKEEVSKEPITFTMYSAEANANYDEFKSPVAQKIKELTGVTLEIENEIGTDPKQRLGIMAASGDYPDLVYAKGDLNLLKDAGGIVELDDLIEEHGSNIKKLFGDYLPRLKWSLDDPHIYYVGTYPVHEVSLKPAGAFWLQHAVVKELGYPEIKTLDDFGKAIKDYYAKNPKIDGQDTIPITILADGWRFLISVTNPAWAVTGGSDDGEWYVDPETYKAVRHHTREEEKEYFRWLNHMNNEGLLDPESFTQKYDQYKAKIASGRVLALTDAEWEISEGETALRQSGLEERMHGLYPIVLNESTECRVNQSPGYTGGWGVSITKSCKDPVRAIQFLDWMATEEAQILTHWGIEGEHWEYDSNGKRVFLPEIDEQRRNDTEFSKKTGIGNYAYPFPEWGNGIKDSTDNYVQPDSEIDDVIANYTDTEKEILAGYGVKTWMDLFPSPEKFTSKPWGATWMYNIDDPDLVEIDNKVRDDIGMRLIPKAILASPDKFDEIWDQYLKEMDEADLPKLTEAMNKLIQEKMELWQSK, encoded by the coding sequence ATGAAAAAATTTTTGAGTCTATTATTGGTAATGCTATTGATTACAGGTTTGTTTACAGGCTGTGAGAAAAATGAAAAAAATACTTCAGAAATCGAAAAATCCAATTCTGAAACTGTAGATAATGGAAATGACGATACATCTGATAATGAGCCTAAAGAAGAAGTTTCCAAAGAACCTATTACATTTACTATGTATAGTGCCGAGGCTAATGCAAACTATGATGAGTTTAAAAGTCCCGTTGCACAGAAAATTAAAGAGTTGACAGGCGTAACATTGGAGATTGAAAATGAAATAGGAACTGATCCCAAACAGCGTTTAGGCATAATGGCAGCTAGCGGTGATTATCCAGATTTGGTATATGCTAAAGGAGATCTGAATTTATTAAAAGATGCTGGTGGCATAGTTGAATTAGATGATTTGATTGAAGAACATGGGTCAAATATTAAAAAATTATTTGGGGACTATCTACCAAGGCTAAAATGGAGTTTAGATGATCCTCATATATATTATGTAGGTACTTATCCTGTACATGAAGTAAGTCTAAAGCCAGCGGGTGCATTTTGGTTACAACATGCAGTTGTTAAAGAATTAGGATATCCTGAAATAAAGACATTGGATGATTTTGGAAAAGCTATAAAAGATTATTATGCTAAAAATCCTAAAATTGATGGGCAGGATACAATTCCTATTACGATTTTGGCAGATGGATGGAGATTTTTGATATCTGTAACTAATCCTGCATGGGCTGTAACAGGTGGTTCGGATGATGGGGAATGGTATGTTGATCCTGAGACTTATAAAGCAGTACGTCATCATACTAGAGAGGAAGAGAAAGAGTATTTTAGATGGTTAAATCACATGAATAACGAAGGACTGTTAGATCCTGAAAGTTTTACTCAAAAGTATGATCAATATAAAGCAAAAATTGCATCTGGAAGAGTATTAGCATTAACAGATGCAGAATGGGAAATTTCTGAAGGAGAGACGGCATTACGTCAGAGTGGACTAGAAGAACGTATGCATGGTCTCTATCCTATAGTGTTAAATGAATCTACAGAATGTCGTGTAAACCAAAGCCCTGGATATACTGGAGGATGGGGCGTATCTATAACTAAGAGTTGTAAAGATCCTGTAAGGGCAATACAATTTTTAGATTGGATGGCCACAGAGGAAGCTCAAATACTTACCCATTGGGGGATAGAAGGAGAACACTGGGAATATGATTCAAATGGTAAAAGGGTATTTTTGCCTGAAATAGATGAGCAGAGACGTAATGATACGGAATTTTCTAAGAAAACGGGTATAGGAAACTACGCTTATCCATTTCCTGAATGGGGTAATGGCATAAAGGATTCCACTGATAATTATGTTCAACCTGATAGTGAAATAGATGATGTTATAGCAAATTATACTGATACAGAAAAGGAAATACTTGCAGGATATGGTGTAAAAACATGGATGGATCTATTCCCTTCTCCAGAGAAGTTTACAAGCAAGCCATGGGGTGCTACATGGATGTATAATATAGATGATCCAGATTTGGTGGAAATTGATAATAAAGTAAGAGATGATATAGGAATGCGATTGATTCCAAAGGCAATTCTTGCATCACCAGATAAATTTGATGAGATTTGGGATCAATATTTAAAAGAAATGGATGAAGCAGATTTGCCAAAATTAACAGAAGCAATGAATAAACTTATACAAGAGAAAATGGAGTTATGGCAAAGTAAATAG